A portion of the Eubacterium maltosivorans genome contains these proteins:
- a CDS encoding mechanosensitive ion channel domain-containing protein, producing the protein MSNKLKRKAFLLISLEVIALVIMGIFLNTMQKNLSLKGYRNDITEENKQIQILLNEAAEEAVQTTESYDAIFQSKAASIAFMAQNNAGFEASDSKMQEYQELLGVGNILILNNRGDVIAKARDSSANFNYPRYNQLRTVFSAGVPSEAFEIESDNHFYRYYGAKINDEQMVVIEENPDELYQILDDTTSPSAIFNNVTIGQTGYVFAISAKNYLITYHSNSALIGEDALDAGIPVDELENGNFTWINFNGEKMYAGISRIDETYYISAVPETEIKSSRNITVGVILFTFFAVITIVITYGIFIINDHEKKAKSDEDYQVKGHFIYNKSVGKKAAVLSFVGLICILIISYYMQTLFALSSQSMTNMQRVDEVESTINHYQEKIDLLTDQYNERYLGKAKLAAYILDSNPRLRNKQDLQALADTLQIQYVYVFDANGVQTATNSPYTKFQVSQDPKDQSYEFNKLLSGAEYLIQESRPDDVSGELRQYIGVSLRDGAGNANGFVQIGIRPSRLENLMENMQIDKILDGVKVGVHGFAFAVDKENHNFDYYPVHKLIGRPATEYGLSDEEFKDGYSGYMTIENQRYYGTAKETAVDFVYITVPETEIMEERIPLTLASSALSLFFLVIIFFVLAFDVKKETINRKKDPVHEIFKSDGRMVDVQMPDGRMAKTETAASRWMNIALNWGEKTPEQKITVVIKIILGILTIAISVVVLFKDKFFTDNSIFAYILGGQWDHGLNIFAFTMCLIVISIGLTITTIIRKILNLLSKTFGARGETVCRLLGSFIKYVSIVAIICFCLSMLGVNTTTLLASAGILSLAISFGAKELVADIISGLFIIFEGDFRVGDIIMIDDWRGTVIEIGVRTTKVEDGSKNIKVIRNSNVSNIINMTKRYSYASCDVGIEYGESLERVENIFEKEFPNIRKRLSAIQDGPFYKGVVSLGDNSVNVRIVVQCAESDRIQLERDLNREMKLIFDKYNINIPFPQVVVNQPIEFQKATEEEKETANKFAEEQKEKSKNLGNEEDDDDH; encoded by the coding sequence ATGTCCAATAAATTAAAGAGAAAAGCATTTCTTTTGATTTCCTTGGAAGTGATTGCGCTCGTCATAATGGGAATTTTTCTGAATACGATGCAAAAGAATCTTTCTTTAAAAGGATATCGAAATGATATTACAGAGGAAAACAAACAAATTCAAATACTTTTGAACGAAGCAGCAGAAGAAGCTGTTCAAACAACTGAAAGCTATGATGCTATTTTTCAGTCTAAAGCAGCAAGTATAGCCTTTATGGCTCAAAACAATGCAGGTTTTGAAGCCTCCGATTCAAAAATGCAGGAATACCAGGAATTACTTGGAGTAGGCAATATTCTTATACTAAATAATAGGGGAGATGTGATTGCTAAAGCCCGGGATTCATCTGCTAATTTTAATTATCCGCGTTATAATCAGTTACGTACTGTTTTTTCAGCGGGGGTGCCGAGTGAAGCCTTTGAAATCGAAAGCGACAATCATTTTTACCGTTATTACGGTGCAAAAATCAATGATGAGCAGATGGTTGTCATTGAAGAGAATCCAGATGAGCTATACCAAATATTGGATGATACCACCTCGCCATCTGCAATTTTCAATAACGTTACCATTGGTCAAACTGGATATGTTTTTGCCATTTCAGCTAAAAATTATTTAATTACCTATCATTCGAACAGTGCCCTTATTGGAGAAGATGCTTTAGATGCCGGCATTCCTGTGGATGAATTAGAAAATGGAAATTTTACGTGGATTAACTTCAATGGCGAAAAAATGTATGCGGGTATTAGTAGAATTGATGAAACTTACTATATTAGTGCTGTTCCTGAGACGGAAATAAAATCTTCACGTAACATTACGGTCGGGGTCATATTGTTTACTTTTTTTGCTGTAATAACCATTGTTATCACATATGGGATTTTCATTATAAATGATCATGAGAAAAAAGCAAAATCTGATGAAGATTATCAAGTAAAAGGGCACTTCATATATAATAAATCTGTAGGTAAGAAAGCAGCTGTTCTTTCATTTGTAGGCTTAATTTGTATACTTATCATTTCTTATTATATGCAGACCCTGTTTGCCTTATCATCCCAGTCGATGACGAATATGCAGCGTGTTGATGAAGTCGAAAGTACCATAAATCATTATCAAGAAAAGATTGATCTGTTAACAGACCAATATAACGAAAGATATCTAGGTAAAGCAAAATTAGCTGCATATATTTTGGATTCAAATCCTAGACTAAGGAATAAACAAGATCTGCAGGCATTGGCAGATACACTTCAAATCCAATATGTTTATGTTTTCGATGCGAACGGCGTGCAAACAGCTACAAACTCACCTTATACAAAGTTTCAGGTCAGTCAAGACCCTAAAGATCAGTCTTATGAATTCAACAAGTTGCTTTCAGGCGCTGAATATCTGATTCAAGAATCTCGACCGGATGATGTTTCAGGTGAATTACGACAATATATTGGGGTATCTCTGAGAGATGGGGCTGGAAATGCAAATGGCTTTGTTCAAATTGGTATCCGACCTTCACGCTTGGAAAACCTTATGGAAAATATGCAAATTGATAAAATTCTTGATGGTGTAAAGGTGGGAGTCCATGGTTTTGCTTTTGCCGTAGACAAAGAAAATCATAATTTTGATTATTATCCTGTCCATAAATTAATTGGGCGCCCTGCCACTGAGTATGGTTTAAGTGATGAAGAGTTTAAGGATGGTTATAGTGGTTATATGACCATTGAAAATCAAAGATACTATGGAACTGCAAAAGAAACGGCTGTCGATTTTGTTTATATTACGGTACCCGAAACTGAAATTATGGAAGAACGTATCCCGTTGACTTTGGCATCTTCAGCGTTGAGTTTGTTTTTTCTTGTTATAATCTTTTTTGTTTTGGCTTTTGATGTCAAAAAAGAGACCATTAACCGTAAAAAGGATCCGGTACATGAAATTTTCAAATCAGATGGTCGAATGGTTGATGTTCAAATGCCTGATGGCAGAATGGCTAAAACGGAAACCGCCGCCAGTCGATGGATGAATATTGCATTAAACTGGGGAGAAAAAACTCCAGAGCAGAAAATCACAGTGGTTATCAAAATAATTTTAGGAATTTTGACTATTGCCATTAGTGTTGTAGTTCTCTTTAAAGATAAATTTTTTACTGATAATTCAATTTTTGCTTATATTCTTGGTGGCCAATGGGATCATGGTTTAAATATCTTTGCTTTCACGATGTGTCTTATCGTCATCAGTATTGGTTTGACAATAACAACAATTATACGGAAAATTTTAAATCTTTTGTCTAAAACTTTCGGTGCACGGGGTGAAACAGTTTGTAGACTTTTGGGCAGTTTTATTAAATATGTTTCTATTGTGGCTATTATTTGTTTTTGTTTGTCAATGTTAGGTGTCAACACGACAACCTTGTTAGCTTCAGCAGGAATTCTTTCTCTTGCGATTAGTTTTGGCGCAAAAGAATTAGTAGCGGACATTATATCTGGATTATTTATCATTTTTGAAGGAGACTTTCGAGTTGGTGACATTATTATGATTGACGATTGGCGTGGTACTGTGATCGAAATTGGTGTACGGACAACAAAAGTGGAGGATGGTTCTAAAAATATCAAGGTTATTCGCAACAGTAATGTGAGCAATATTATTAACATGACCAAACGTTACTCCTATGCTTCTTGTGATGTTGGAATTGAGTATGGTGAGTCTTTGGAACGCGTAGAAAATATCTTTGAAAAAGAATTTCCTAATATTCGGAAACGTCTTTCTGCAATTCAGGATGGACCTTTCTATAAAGGTGTTGTTTCTTTAGGTGACAATAGTGTTAATGTTCGTATTGTTGTTCAATGTGCAGAATCTGACCGTATTCAACTGGAACGTGATCTTAACCGTGAAATGAAACTCATCTTTGATAAATACAATATCAACATTCCTTTCCCGCAGGTTGTTGTTAATCAACCGATTGAATTCCAGAAAGCGACAGAAGAAGAAAAAGAAACAGCTAACAAATTTGCAGAAGAACAGAAAGAAAAATCAAAGAATTTGGGAAATGAAGAGGATGACGATGATCACTAA
- a CDS encoding DUF7601 domain-containing protein has product MFFKRRKKRIETLTEKFNRKDKAKIWYKMIVSIFCFALLGVNIGSVLSGTEVYAAGFPGKRTVLNNREALEQALTEHQKQGITPEGTTVNLFDYVASKDGAKEKDLTTKVSVGSYKVAKSSEWNRGINENRLLLFGDSIIGAGYWNNGAGAGRLWAQENTNIKGIVESTLTNGYPNINKAAAKKPIANVDKYQEAQLPFCLGWAADENASSDPKNAPGLSQTVLNNNEDYHGGNTSLDYLFDLTENDNKRSYENVTGLFQVDEDGYYYYDARKNFAEFRESNGTSKDGKPSDGSFILYDGPAVWRTDGGWDGQGFNGDRSLGNFYPFNKGEQVFDSIDIDKNILSSSEGLDGSKWSSTGFQNRATKEDININHHMGMSMQVDFTQPENGKLNMGSSGKQDMVFQFSGDDDVWIFIDDVLVLDLGGIHSELYGTINFSTGKVVTGQSWRTGGLPGNPGENKSDTTTTLYELFVEALGKDQADAIHWATNDSGEKIFPTGTDHSLKLFYLERGNYDSSLQMRFNLQPSLYHGIKKVDQSGDPLEGVEFELYAATADENDSSDVSDYEATGDAIGTLTTGESGNASFIRTDGSPFSFTDRYHSDGTLYYILKETKTADGYRTLPKDIVLKFDPNTSMLVVANRYQTGAYASFFSNIRETGKLTYGQFNEQSGVIMPSQIELGSEPKKDGIIVAVPMLLESGMSHDDMANDGKWLALYGSNTEGYGAVSPEERTAEAWRKAVLKAALYQASDERWPEWRLTYNQDTGRLEGLLEDLPGRADRYVLNNENGDMKMVYGIIEPSALEKLDIKGNTSEELYDALEAYVSNEVKTGVDSDKTSEEVIDEIVKKLNISGNNFTERDFSFLNTDQFQREFRSTIYIPNERRELRVQKVDEDGKGVNGATFTLTGPKGSTITGTTATVDGRDGVLIFRPDTLENMPGYAQVAWEEVGSKYTLTETSSPEGYERNVTEIPVIVGVYSIYADAGTQEDGVTVMAGVGKLMQTMTKYAADDMVNITLRDITAIAQTQETAKFDLSGWRDDLLEGTQIPRSMNLHYGVNAVVNYGLHDEDGGKNIYPFFTTDVGFLRTRVVQNTAALKDKLYGGSNNTANWDDLSGRDLTSLFSLMNTVVVTDKKTIPEDTGKLRISKIASGDKLSDEDYTRNFTFTVFLKNADGTALEDEYYYYGEQRAGYIKDGGTLSLRHDEALTILGLPNSTKWEILETEEKDWLVSPKSGTIEGVIKQDETANAAFTNYKGNLSFGDLTVSKVVSGNAGETDKAFNFTVTLSNKTISGTYGDMTFTDGVAAFTLKHSESKTAEGLPAGTTYTVTETEAGQDGYVTAQTGETGTISKDATAAATFTNTKDEFGNLTVSKVVSGNAGETDKAFNFTVTLSNKTISGTYGDMTFTDGVAAFTLKHSESKTAEGLPAGTTYTVTETEAGQDGYVTAQTGETGTISKDATAAAAFTNTKDEFGNLTVSKVVSGNAGETDKAFNFTVTLSNKTISGTYGDMTFTDGVAVFTLKHGESKTASDLPTGISYKVVETEADQDGYGTISEGETGTISKDATAAAEFINTKNITPLEPDTGDLTVSKVVSGNAGETDKAFNFTVTLSDKTISGTYGDMTFTDGVAVFTLKHGESKTASDLPTGISYKVVETEADQDGYGTISEGETGTISKDATAAAEFINTKNITPLEPDTGDLTVSKVVSGNAGETDKAFNFTVTLSDKTISGTYGDMTFTDGVAVFTLKHGESKTASDLPTGISYKVVETEADQDGYGTISEGETGTISKDATAAAEFINTKNITPLEPDTGDLTVSKVVSGNAGETDKAFNFTVTLSDKTISGTYGDMTFTDGVAVFTLKHGESKTASDLPTGISYKVVETEADQDGYGTISEGETGTISKDATAAAEFINTKNITPLEPDTGDLTVSKVVSGNAGETDKAFNFTVTLSDKTISGTYGDMTFTDGVAVFTLKHGESKTASGLPVGIYYSVEESGNSEYKVTTSGKTGVIKDGEMAIASFNNYKEISDKLDDTTNSGSGDQTLNQLTNGTPKTGYETNLVTLWLASLGIFCSGIVAVLVVFIRKSKEKNK; this is encoded by the coding sequence ATGTTTTTTAAGAGAAGGAAAAAAAGAATAGAAACATTAACGGAAAAATTCAACCGAAAGGATAAGGCGAAAATATGGTACAAAATGATTGTTTCAATATTTTGCTTTGCGTTGTTGGGTGTAAATATTGGAAGTGTTTTAAGTGGTACGGAAGTATATGCAGCAGGATTTCCTGGAAAACGTACAGTATTAAACAATCGAGAAGCACTTGAGCAAGCGCTTACAGAGCATCAGAAACAGGGCATCACGCCTGAAGGCACCACCGTCAACCTGTTCGACTATGTAGCTTCAAAGGACGGCGCAAAAGAAAAGGATCTTACCACGAAGGTCAGTGTTGGTAGTTATAAAGTCGCAAAGTCCAGTGAATGGAACAGAGGCATCAACGAAAACCGCTTGCTACTTTTTGGCGATAGTATTATTGGTGCGGGTTATTGGAACAACGGCGCAGGTGCAGGACGTCTGTGGGCCCAGGAAAATACCAATATAAAGGGGATTGTGGAGTCGACTCTGACCAATGGTTATCCAAATATCAACAAAGCGGCTGCAAAAAAACCAATCGCCAATGTCGATAAATATCAAGAAGCACAACTTCCTTTTTGTTTGGGATGGGCGGCAGATGAAAACGCATCGAGTGATCCCAAAAACGCTCCGGGATTATCGCAGACAGTGTTAAACAACAACGAGGATTACCATGGTGGCAATACTTCCTTGGATTATCTGTTCGACCTTACTGAGAATGACAATAAACGCTCCTACGAAAACGTCACTGGCCTATTTCAGGTAGATGAAGATGGGTACTATTACTATGACGCTCGGAAAAATTTTGCGGAATTCCGGGAGAGCAATGGAACATCAAAAGACGGTAAACCCAGCGATGGTTCCTTTATTCTGTACGATGGCCCCGCTGTATGGCGAACGGATGGAGGCTGGGATGGTCAAGGCTTTAACGGAGACAGGAGCCTCGGTAATTTCTATCCGTTCAACAAGGGAGAACAGGTGTTTGACAGCATTGATATTGACAAGAATATCTTGAGCAGCAGTGAGGGGTTAGATGGTTCAAAATGGAGCAGTACAGGCTTTCAAAACAGAGCAACAAAAGAAGATATTAATATCAATCACCATATGGGCATGTCCATGCAGGTGGATTTTACACAGCCGGAAAACGGTAAGCTGAACATGGGCTCATCCGGCAAGCAGGATATGGTCTTTCAGTTTTCTGGAGATGATGACGTCTGGATTTTCATAGACGACGTGCTGGTGCTGGATTTGGGCGGCATCCACAGCGAGCTATACGGTACCATCAACTTCAGTACAGGAAAGGTTGTGACTGGACAGAGCTGGCGAACTGGCGGACTGCCGGGCAATCCCGGAGAGAACAAGAGTGATACAACAACTACTCTTTATGAGTTGTTTGTAGAAGCGTTGGGGAAGGATCAGGCGGATGCGATTCATTGGGCAACCAACGACAGCGGAGAAAAAATTTTTCCCACTGGTACTGACCACAGCTTGAAGCTATTCTATTTGGAACGGGGAAATTACGATTCCAGTCTGCAAATGCGCTTCAACCTCCAGCCCTCTCTCTACCACGGCATTAAAAAGGTAGACCAGAGCGGCGATCCGCTGGAAGGCGTGGAGTTTGAACTGTATGCAGCAACGGCCGACGAAAACGACAGCAGCGATGTTTCCGACTATGAAGCAACAGGTGATGCAATTGGAACGTTGACGACTGGAGAAAGCGGAAATGCGTCTTTTATAAGAACGGATGGCTCGCCCTTCAGCTTTACGGATCGGTATCATTCGGACGGTACGCTTTACTATATCTTGAAGGAAACCAAGACGGCTGACGGCTATCGGACTTTGCCAAAGGACATTGTGTTAAAGTTTGATCCGAATACCTCCATGCTGGTCGTTGCAAACCGTTATCAAACCGGCGCATATGCCAGCTTCTTTTCCAATATCCGAGAAACGGGTAAATTGACCTACGGTCAATTTAATGAGCAAAGTGGAGTCATCATGCCAAGTCAAATTGAGCTTGGTTCGGAGCCTAAAAAAGACGGCATAATTGTTGCTGTTCCTATGTTGTTGGAAAGTGGAATGTCCCACGACGATATGGCTAATGACGGGAAATGGTTAGCTCTGTATGGCAGCAATACGGAAGGCTATGGAGCAGTTTCTCCGGAAGAACGCACTGCAGAAGCATGGCGTAAGGCGGTTCTCAAGGCGGCGCTGTACCAAGCCAGCGATGAGCGTTGGCCTGAGTGGCGTCTTACATACAATCAGGATACTGGAAGGTTGGAAGGGCTGTTGGAGGATCTTCCGGGCCGAGCAGACCGCTATGTGTTAAACAACGAAAATGGCGATATGAAAATGGTGTACGGCATCATTGAACCGAGTGCGTTAGAGAAGCTTGACATCAAGGGGAATACCTCAGAAGAGCTTTATGACGCTTTGGAAGCCTATGTATCTAATGAAGTCAAAACGGGTGTCGATAGTGACAAGACTTCCGAAGAGGTGATCGATGAGATTGTAAAGAAGCTGAACATTTCCGGGAATAATTTTACTGAACGCGATTTCTCTTTCTTGAACACCGACCAGTTTCAGCGGGAGTTCCGCTCGACCATCTATATCCCTAACGAGCGCCGGGAGTTGCGCGTACAGAAGGTGGACGAGGACGGTAAGGGTGTTAACGGTGCCACATTTACCCTGACCGGTCCGAAGGGTTCGACCATTACTGGCACTACCGCCACTGTAGACGGTCGGGACGGTGTACTGATTTTTAGACCAGATACGCTGGAAAATATGCCAGGCTACGCACAGGTGGCGTGGGAAGAAGTAGGCTCCAAGTACACCTTAACAGAGACGAGTTCGCCGGAAGGCTATGAACGAAACGTGACAGAGATCCCGGTAATCGTGGGCGTTTATTCGATTTACGCCGATGCAGGCACACAAGAAGACGGCGTTACCGTTATGGCTGGCGTTGGTAAGCTGATGCAAACTATGACGAAGTATGCGGCGGATGATATGGTCAACATTACGCTGCGAGATATTACCGCGATTGCCCAGACACAGGAGACTGCAAAATTTGATCTGAGCGGTTGGAGAGATGATCTGCTTGAGGGAACTCAAATTCCACGCAGCATGAATTTACACTATGGTGTCAATGCAGTGGTGAATTATGGTCTGCACGATGAGGACGGCGGAAAAAATATCTATCCGTTCTTTACAACGGATGTTGGCTTTTTGCGAACTCGTGTTGTGCAGAACACGGCTGCACTGAAAGACAAGCTGTATGGGGGTAGCAATAACACCGCCAACTGGGATGACCTGAGCGGAAGAGATCTCACAAGCCTATTCAGCCTGATGAATACCGTTGTTGTCACTGACAAAAAGACGATTCCAGAGGATACTGGCAAGTTACGGATCAGCAAGATAGCATCCGGGGATAAGTTATCAGATGAGGACTATACCCGGAACTTTACCTTTACGGTATTTCTGAAAAATGCCGATGGTACAGCGCTGGAAGATGAGTATTATTATTACGGGGAGCAGCGTGCAGGTTATATCAAGGATGGCGGGACGCTTTCCCTGCGGCATGACGAGGCGCTAACAATTCTCGGACTGCCGAACAGTACAAAGTGGGAAATTTTGGAAACAGAAGAGAAAGATTGGTTGGTATCCCCAAAATCTGGCACGATTGAGGGTGTGATTAAGCAGGATGAAACGGCCAATGCAGCATTCACCAATTACAAGGGAAACTTATCGTTTGGAGATCTGACCGTCTCGAAAGTGGTATCCGGAAATGCCGGAGAAACAGACAAAGCCTTTAACTTCACGGTAACCCTCAGTAATAAAACGATTAGTGGAACATACGGCGATATGACCTTTACAGACGGTGTGGCAGCGTTCACCTTGAAACATAGTGAAAGTAAAACCGCCGAAGGACTTCCGGCAGGAACGACTTACACGGTAACAGAAACTGAAGCTGGCCAGGACGGGTATGTCACAGCGCAGACCGGCGAAACCGGAACAATCAGCAAAGATGCAACAGCGGCCGCAACGTTCACGAATACAAAAGATGAATTCGGTAATCTGACCGTCTCGAAAGTGGTATCCGGAAATGCCGGAGAAACAGACAAAGCCTTTAACTTCACGGTAACCCTCAGTAATAAAACGATTAGTGGAACATACGGCGATATGACCTTTACAGACGGTGTGGCAGCGTTCACCTTGAAACATAGTGAAAGTAAAACCGCCGAAGGACTTCCGGCAGGAACGACTTACACGGTAACAGAAACTGAAGCTGGCCAGGACGGGTATGTCACAGCGCAGACCGGCGAAACCGGAACAATCAGCAAAGATGCAACAGCGGCCGCAGCGTTCACGAATACAAAAGATGAATTCGGTAATCTGACCGTCTCGAAAGTGGTATCCGGAAATGCCGGAGAAACAGACAAAGCCTTTAACTTCACGGTAACCCTCAGTAATAAAACGATTAGTGGAACATACGGCGATATGACCTTTACAGACGGTGTGGCAGTTTTCACCTTGAAACACGGCGAAAGCAAAACAGCATCAGATCTGCCGACAGGGATAAGCTATAAGGTAGTAGAAACCGAAGCCGACCAGGACGGGTATGGCACCATTTCTGAGGGTGAAACGGGAACGATCAGCAAAGACGCAACAGCGGCAGCTGAATTTATAAACACCAAAAATATAACGCCGCTGGAACCAGATACTGGAGATTTGACCGTCTCGAAAGTGGTATCCGGAAATGCCGGAGAAACAGACAAAGCCTTTAACTTCACGGTAACCCTCAGTGATAAAACGATTAGTGGAACATACGGCGATATGACCTTTACAGACGGTGTGGCAGTTTTCACCTTGAAACACGGCGAAAGCAAAACAGCATCAGATCTGCCGACAGGGATAAGCTATAAGGTAGTAGAAACCGAAGCCGACCAGGACGGGTATGGCACCATTTCTGAGGGTGAAACGGGAACGATCAGCAAAGACGCAACAGCGGCAGCTGAATTTATAAACACCAAAAATATAACGCCGCTGGAACCAGATACTGGAGATTTGACCGTCTCGAAAGTGGTATCCGGAAATGCCGGAGAAACAGACAAAGCCTTTAACTTCACGGTAACCCTCAGTGATAAAACGATTAGTGGAACATACGGCGATATGACCTTTACAGACGGTGTGGCAGTTTTCACCTTGAAACACGGCGAAAGCAAAACAGCATCAGATCTGCCGACAGGGATAAGCTATAAGGTAGTAGAAACCGAAGCCGACCAGGACGGGTATGGCACCATTTCTGAGGGTGAAACGGGAACGATCAGCAAAGACGCAACAGCGGCAGCTGAATTTATAAACACCAAAAATATAACGCCGCTGGAACCAGATACTGGAGATTTGACCGTCTCGAAAGTGGTGTCCGGAAATGCCGGAGAAACAGACAAAGCCTTTAACTTCACGGTAACCCTCAGTGATAAAACGATTAGTGGAACATATGGCGATATGACCTTTACAGATGGCGTGGCAGTTTTCACCTTGAAACACGGCGAAAGCAAAACAGCATCAGATCTGCCGACAGGGATAAGCTATAAGGTAGTAGAAACCGAAGCCGACCAGGACGGGTATGGCACCATTTCTGAGGGTGAAACGGGAACGATCAGCAAAGACGCAACAGCGGCAGCTGAATTTATAAACACCAAAAATATAACGCCGCTGGAACCAGATACTGGAGATTTGACCGTCTCGAAAGTGGTGTCCGGAAATGCCGGAGAAACAGACAAAGCCTTTAACTTCACGGTAACCCTCAGTGATAAAACGATTAGTGGAACATATGGCGATATGACCTTTACAGATGGCGTGGCAGTTTTCACCTTGAAACACGGCGAAAGTAAAACAGCCTCTGGTCTTCCTGTTGGTATCTACTATAGTGTGGAGGAAAGTGGCAATTCAGAATATAAAGTAACTACTTCTGGCAAGACAGGAGTAATTAAGGATGGAGAAATGGCGATAGCGTCGTTCAATAATTACAAAGAAATCAGTGATAAATTGGACGACACTACTAATTCAGGATCTGGGGATCAAACTTTGAATCAATTAACCAATGGAACACCAAAAACAGGGTACGAAACCAATTTAGTGACTTTATGGTTAGCTTCGCTAGGGATTTTTTGTAGTGGTATTGTTGCCGTACTAGTAGTATTTATCCGGAAAAGCAAAGAAAAAAATAAATAA
- a CDS encoding VOC family protein produces MEVKNPMLVVSDIDKTVEFYKKVLGLQVVMDFGANKTLTGGLALQTLDTYKNFIGKGDISFGGNNFEIYFEEDNFDKFADNLRKCNVQYVHPIKEHSWGQRVVRFYDPDRHIIEVGENMKAVCKRFIDSGMTPIQVAERMDVPIEYINECMQ; encoded by the coding sequence ATGGAAGTTAAAAATCCTATGTTAGTTGTATCAGATATAGATAAAACCGTTGAATTTTATAAAAAAGTTTTGGGACTTCAGGTTGTCATGGATTTTGGCGCAAATAAGACTTTAACGGGGGGGTTGGCCTTGCAGACATTGGATACATACAAGAATTTTATTGGTAAAGGTGACATTTCCTTTGGAGGCAATAATTTTGAAATTTATTTTGAAGAAGATAATTTTGATAAATTTGCAGATAACCTCAGAAAGTGTAATGTTCAATATGTTCACCCGATCAAGGAACATTCTTGGGGGCAACGTGTGGTTCGCTTTTATGATCCGGACAGGCATATTATCGAAGTGGGTGAAAATATGAAGGCGGTTTGTAAAAGATTCATAGATAGTGGAATGACTCCGATACAGGTAGCGGAGCGCATGGATGTGCCTATAGAATATATTAATGAGTGCATGCAGTAG
- a CDS encoding DUF1697 domain-containing protein codes for MKRYIAFLRGVNISGKNKVPMTRLKNEFEKLEYKEVKTYLNSGNVIFSSDKNNIKSITKQIVTIIKKQFSLDIPIFVIEKEELEDILRNAPDWWGNKDKEIYDNLIFIMPPTTFVDVFSEIGEAKEKLEKILNYKEAIFWSFSRKNYQKTNWWPKTARGNISNKLTIRTARTVRKVVEM; via the coding sequence ATGAAAAGATATATTGCTTTTTTACGTGGTGTCAATATAAGCGGCAAAAACAAAGTTCCAATGACTAGACTAAAAAATGAGTTTGAAAAATTAGAATATAAAGAAGTTAAGACATATCTAAACAGTGGTAATGTGATTTTTTCGAGCGATAAAAATAATATAAAAAGTATAACAAAACAAATTGTGACGATAATAAAAAAACAGTTTAGTTTAGATATTCCTATTTTTGTTATAGAAAAAGAAGAACTTGAGGACATCTTACGCAATGCTCCTGATTGGTGGGGTAATAAAGATAAGGAAATTTATGATAATCTAATTTTTATTATGCCGCCAACTACATTTGTTGATGTGTTTAGTGAGATTGGAGAAGCGAAAGAAAAATTAGAAAAGATACTAAACTATAAAGAAGCGATATTCTGGTCTTTTAGCCGAAAAAACTATCAAAAGACAAACTGGTGGCCAAAAACAGCGCGTGGAAACATCAGTAATAAATTAACAATAAGAACAGCAAGGACCGTTAGAAAAGTAGTTGAAATGTAG